A stretch of DNA from Arachis hypogaea cultivar Tifrunner chromosome 19, arahy.Tifrunner.gnm2.J5K5, whole genome shotgun sequence:
TGCTCCCAGAATGCCTCAATGAGGTGCCGCTTGACTTGCAtttgaaaaccaaaaaatatgtatgggatgagaaccggaggttctcaaaaTGATAACGGtgcccacataactaacatataaggtcCCGGGAAAGCCGAAGGTGATCCTAGAACTTCTGACAATAGAttcaaactaaaaactaacattttaaaccataaacagggtgaGGTATCTAAGGCTTTTTGGTTCCATCTCAAATCCTAACTTAACCCCTAATCTCATCATCCCTTTCTCCAATCCTCTGAAACACCGATCcacagacaaataaaatagacaaGGCAAGTACAAGTAGATATTCAAATATAGCAAATATAGCAAATAAGCATAGATATTCAAGTAAGCAAACCCAAGTAATGCAAAACCAAACaagtcacataaatgcatatgatgcatgcctttcctactggccgtgagctcacgtgtcggttactttgccagaactcgacacatccggtagctaacccggatatcgtcCTCTTGAAAATCGGTGGACGGTACACCACCAAGAACCCCTCCTGGCAGGCGGTACATCACCACGAACCCACCATTGcgagcggtacaccaccacgaacctcgCAAGATTTTCAATTGGAAAAATAACATAACATGTGAgcggtaaaccaccacgaacccTACATAACATTCTCTTTAAAAACATGTGGGCGGTACACCACTACGAACCTTACACAACATTCACTTTTAAAACCTGTGGACAGTACACCACCACAAACCCTACATACATCTCGATGCTGGGCAAgcggtaaaccaccacgaacctTGCCAAGTCAAGCTCAaaacaatttcattttcaaatttattataaCTCATTCATTTATAACCATATCCAAAGTAACAttacacaaaatcatcaacaacatgcATATACACTTCATCAATCTCCATAAAATTTACATTATTTCACCAACAACAACCTTAATTAGCCAAATCTAAGAAATACCAACCAATCctaaatcatcaacaacatccaCATCTCAAAAATATCATCATTATCATTTATCAATCTCATATACCAAGTTAGACATATCATTCATAATAGCACCAATCACAACCTCAAAATCACTAACCAATATACATATTAATCAATCTCAACCattaacaacatcaacaattcaattcctatcttaTGGTCAACTAACCTACGTTTTCacgacacattatattttagatacgagaaaccaagaccataccttggccgatacCTCCCTAAGCTCGAAATGCCTCAATCATCCACCATTTCTCAAGCTTTAAAGCTCCAACTCCTCACCAACTGAATTTTCAGCTCCCATGATTCAATAACAAGCTTCCAATGACCACCAATTTAACTCCAAAACACCCAATTCAATCTAATACAATCCAAATTCACTAAAATTAACATAGAATTTTCTAATTAATGATTCATAGAAGGTTAAGTAGTTTCTTACCTTATCCACTCGAAATTAGAGTGAAACCTAACAATTATCCACCGCTAGAGTATCCCTAAActatcaaaatcacaaaatctctcaaTTTCTAAAACCTAAATCACAAACTGAAAAGGGAAGAACTAGGTAAGAAAACGTGATTCTCTTACCAAATTATTCAGTGGCTTTTGCAGGGAATTTCGAGACGAACGTGTGGCTGCtaacagctcgtcaatcggagctccggatcaaaagttacaaGGATTTGAATTCAAGAACAAGGGTTTTGTTCTTCCCCCTTTGCTCTCCTTGTGTTCAGCATGAAAGTGGCAAGAATGAAGGAGAATGGTGGCTATTTGGCTTTATATACTATGGGCCATAGGTCCGGTTTGGGCCTGGTCCAACTAGTACaacccgttggcccaattttaggccaaattgttttaaattagtgtcaaaatttttgttttaattagttctacctcactaaatcataaaattctattttctaatttatttgattaataattaatttattagctaattatttactaatttctcgGAGTTTGCACAAAGTTTTCTTCCAAGTAAGACATTACATCTGGAAAACATTGAAGAGAGAATAACACTAATTCCTTATTAGTCGACTTAATATTTAATGACTTTTAAGAATTTAAAGACTTATATTGTAACCATCATTCCCCTAAGAAAGAGAAGGTCATGATATTTACTACATATAGACACAAGAAAATTAAACTTAGGATGATGAAAAAGAGTAACTTACTATCCTAGAATCAAACAAAACCTAAATGGCAACTCATAACCACGAATCACAACTTTTTAACCAATATGTTATCATCTTTAAAACTTATTGCTAAAATGTCACTCTTTTCAAACTATTTACTCTCAAGTGCCACTGTTTTGCCATGGTGGTACTTGCTATTTTTTTGGCATGCTGATACTACAAAAAATATGCTGAGTATCGTCAGATTTACCAGCGAATTTAGGAGAGAAACTTTTGATGGTAATAGACgaaaatttattcttaaaaaatgtTACTATCAAATTTGTACTTTTGCTAAAAAATTGATGGTAATAAATGGTGCAAACAAATATTACATAGGCATGAAGTGTACCATTGAATTTACCGGTAGAAAAATGGGACCGTAACACAAATTAATGAGATGCAGTAATACACGTATTTTTCTACCAGTGAATTCGACGGTAAATTTCACCCTAAATTCGAATTCAAAATCTTCTCCCATTATTTTGCACCACAATAACCACCatttcctctctctttctctcttgctCTCAACCTCACCCTCACTCCCATCTACCCTAAACCATAAGGTGTTTATAGTATGGAGATGCCTTTATAAAAAGCACTTCTAATATGAAAAATGTTAAACCATAAAGCATTCATAATATGGGTGGTGCTAAAACAGTACACGTATCTCATAAAAAAAGTGCTAAATACAAAAGCACATTCGTATAGAAAGCACTAATCTTATAGACGTTTTATACATTTGTCAAgtcaaaaaatttacaaattataatataaaaacaaaattcatAGTACagtttgaataatttaaaaagtaaaatagatTAAAATTCGTTATGATTTAATTatagagattttattttattttcaatttaattctatGTGATGCAAACTATTatgatttgaatttatttttttaattagattcggttcaaactattatgatttgagttgGATACATTTATGCCTAAATTATGTTGTATTTTTAAGATTGTATTTTAAACTTAGTACCACATGAGGcactctaataaaaataaaatatttgaattgatttatgacTGTTGCTAATCTTCTTGAAAATATGATTGTTtctaatcaagaaaaaaaaatattaaattgaattATTACTAATTAAGAAGAAAAGCATTGAATTATTTTATGACCATTGCATGAATTGAATTATATAAAAGGAGAagcaatacatatatatatatatatatatatatatatatatatatatatatatatacttttactTTGTTCAATatgcaactctctctctctctctcaacaacattaaatcttttcaaatattaGCAAGAGTTATATTACTTGCAACATATTTTTTCAGTTAAGAAAAAGAGCGAGATTTTGCTAATCCAAGTTTTCAAAGAATATTGGTGTGGACTGTATTCTTGATGATCCATATCTAATCCTAAAGGATTTTCATTGAAGCCATTCCACCTACAGGGAGGTCGGTAATAAATCCTTAAGAACAATACGTAGCACGATTTGTGGTAAACtcgttctaatatttttttttaatttaatgtctacaaaattttatttatatttaaagtagctaaaatattattttggaagtCTAATTTCTATCAATCTTAAGGATTTATTATTACAATTATTCTATTATGGATCATAATATTTTAGCCACTACAAAAGTTATTCCCGATGCTTCAAAGATTGATTGTTTTGATGGAACTAATTTTAAACGATGGCAAAATAAGATTATGAAAGTATTAGATATTTCTAGAATCAATTCTATCTTAGTTGATCTTAAGCTGGATGAAGATACCAAAAAATTATGAACAAGTTTTGAAAGATTAATGAAAGATAAATTATGTAGACATACAATTTTAagcttattaaataataatttatatgatatttattatcaTCATGTTCATGCTAAAATCATTTGGGATGCATtagtacaaaaatatatttatgaagAATAAGATAGTAAAAAGTTTTTAGTTCATAATTTCAATGCATACCAAATGGTAGAAGATAAAAGTATTTCTTCTTAACTTAATGAGTTTACTAAGCTTGTAGATAAACTTGCTAAGGAAGGAGATGTTTTACCTGAAAGGTTCGTATCTCAAATTCTTGTTGATAAATTGTCGGATTCATGGAAAGATTATAATTGAGTTTTATGCAAAagagaaaaatcatgaatttgcaAGAGACCATAGTGCATATTAAAATTGAGGACAAAAATAGAACTATGACTAATGAGCAATATAATAAAGTGTATGATAAAGCCAATATTGCTAAAATCGAGcacaaaaaataattcaaatcatGGAAACAAATTTCATAATAAGGTGATTAAATCTCATTTTAAGAAACAAGAATTTAACCCCCAAAGCTTGTTTTATTTGGTAGGATTGGGCACTTTGCATCAACTTGTAGAATGAAAAGGAATAAGAATGAAGGATATGGAAGCAATAGTAGAAGCGGAGGAGGAAAGGCAGTCGTAAACATAGAAAATCACAAAGATGATGAAGTCATAATGGGAATAGTTTCCAAATGCTATCTAGTGAAAGACTCCAAGGGTTGGGTTGTGGACACTACAAAAAAACTTGGTAATTACGgtggttttttagggttattacggcggtttgaaTCGCCATTATTACCTTGAACGGCGCTCAAGAAAAACTGCCATAATTTGAAGCGCCATTTAGTTATTACAGTGGTTTTCGAAAAACTGCCACAATTACCTGGTTAAAACGGAGGTTTTTGAGTTGGGTTAAAATGGCAGTTCAAACTGCCGTTATTTCcaaataaaatggcattttttgttggttaaaatgGCGGGTCAAACCGTCGTTATTTTCAGATAAAACATCGCTTTTTGGTtagttaaaacggcggtttgaaccgccgttatttctaaataaaacaatttttgtTGATTAAAATGGCGTTTAATGTTGTTTAAAATGACATTATTTATTGTTTGAAAGTGGTAGTTTAAAGCTACCATTTTTACCGAGTTAAAATAgcgttttaattgtttaaaatggCAGATATAAGCTGCCATTTTTACCAGATAAAAGTGATAATTTTTATCGTTTAAAAATACAGTTTTAACTGTCATTTTTACTACATTAAACAAACAATTTTTCgtttaaaatttcacaataatAAGAAATCATAAcccataaacaaaatattatgtAACTCAATATTATGTAACTcaagaaattataattaaatattgaagATTGATTTATAAGTTAATTAACATATTCTTAATGGTCACAATGATGCATTCTGAATTTCTAAAATGCCCTTCAGAACGACCAACTCTCATCAGAGCAAGGCTTTTCTTGCTCTTCTGCTAAAGTTATTcttcaattatttaattatgacacTATATATAGTATTCATGGAATATCCATGATGATGATCATCATCATCTACTTTGAGGTTGTTGAACTTGTTTCTCTAATCTTTGGGATGAAAGAATGGCATGAATGGCTTCTTTTGCCTGAAAGATATCAGGAACTTTTCCACCTTGAACAGGCAAAAATTCATTAGCTGCTAACACCTTCACCATCAACAATAATAACGGAGAAAATTAATCATGTCAGTGCCTATTTCAGTTCATATGTAGCACTTAAGAATTCATGTATTAAGACACTATAAGTCTCACCTTCACTTGAAGCTGAAGAAACTTCACATAGCTAATTGCTTTCTCCAGCATTATAACCAAATCAACCTTAAAAATTCACTTCTAGAGTTAGAATAATGAATAATATGTAAAGTTAGTactaaataagaagaagaagaagaaaatcccTACTTTGGAGCCATTGGGAACTAGTTCTTGTAGTATATTGAGCCGCTCACTTATCCCCTCTTTTCTATTCTGTGAGACAAATGTTCTAATAATCAACACTGAAGCTCATCATATTTTAATCTTTGCTTAATTTGCAATCAAAATTGTATCTAACTAAAATAAAGTGACTTACGATTGAAGCAAACCTTAGCAGCAACACTTTGAGGATCCTTAGATgcttctgacttgttggattttGGCATTTTACTCTCATTTGTGCATTGCTTCTTGGAAGCTTTCATTTTCTCAGCCTGCTGCAAATTAAACACAAAAACTGacctcaatctccattcaaattTCATAAAGTTTCTATAAGAACTAGTTCTGAAAATGAAACAGAAACTAAGAGGCCTTAAAGAAGCAATAATTAATACCATTGAAATGTGCGTTTTGGATATTGGTTCTTGAACTGCAGGGTCCTGGATGCTATGAGCAGGTATAGTTTGTTGAGAGTAGAGCCAACCATATGATGAACTCTCACCATGTAATTGATTCTCTTTTGCACTATTGACTATGGTGTTGTAGTTACTACT
This window harbors:
- the LOC112777299 gene encoding putative transcription factor bHLH086, with amino-acid sequence MSTLKAVSFPAIKNILLLDSEGKLVAVKYFSNDWPINNAKLAFEKFVFTKTVKTNVPRVPYVFVYLLAAGHQGEGEGGVAVSSNKDHHHSLGYLIDLAVVVLLSNYNTIVNSAKENQLHGESSSYGWLYSQQTIPAHSIQDPAVQEPISKTHISMQAEKMKASKKQCTNESKMPKSNKSEASKDPQSVAAKNRKEGISERLNILQELVPNGSKVDLVIMLEKAISYVKFLQLQVKVLAANEFLPVQGGKVPDIFQAKEAIHAILSSQRLEKQVQQPQSR